In one window of Musa acuminata AAA Group cultivar baxijiao chromosome BXJ3-2, Cavendish_Baxijiao_AAA, whole genome shotgun sequence DNA:
- the LOC103976599 gene encoding dehydration-responsive element-binding protein 1F-like, translating to MEFEESSSSSSSPPSSSSYSRCSSTSTASGAPITSGKRKAGRKKFRETRHPVYHGVRERNGGRWVCEVREPRKKSRIWLGTFGEPEMAALAHDAAAITLRGESALLNFPDLAGTLPRARSPAPEDVRRAATEAVEMFRPSKPTPAQLAAVSDAEGSQGRKENTTTEDAAAPSAAVFVDEDELFNMPELIEDMARGMLLTPPALQRRGFDWDIAVEEEQEIDLSPLWNDE from the coding sequence ATGGAGTTCGAggaatcgtcgtcgtcgtcgtcgtcgccgccctcttcctcctcctactcccGTTGCTCATCGACGTCGACGGCATCGGGCGCACCGATCACGTCGGGGAAGCGGAAGGCCGGGCGGAAGAAGTTCCGGGAGACGCGACACCCGGTGTACCACGGCGTGCGGGAACGCAACGGCGGTCGGTGGGTGTGCGAGGTGAGGGAGCCCCGGAAGAAGAGCCGCATCTGGCTGGGGACGTTCGGAGAGCCGGAGATGGCCGCGCTGGCGCACGACGCGGCCGCCATCACGCTCCGCGGCGAGTCGGCCCTGCTCAACTTCCCGGACCTCGCCGGGACTCTGCCCCGCGCGCGGTCGCCGGCTCCTGAGGACGTCCGTCGGGCCGCGACCGAGGCAGTGGAGATGTTTCGGCCTTCGAAGCCGACGCCCGCCCAGCTGGCCGCCGTGTCGGATGCAGAAGGAAGTCAGGGAAGGAAGGAGAATACAACGACCGAGGACGCTGCTGCACCTTCGGCGGCGGTGTTCGTGGACGAGGATGAGCTGTTCAACATGCCGGAGTTGATCGAGGACATGGCGAGGGGGATGCTGCTGACGCCGCCAGCGTTGCAGCGGCGAGGGTTCGATTGGGATATTGCGGTGGAGGAGGAGCAAGAAATAGACTTGTCGCCACTGTGGAACGATGAATAA
- the LOC103976513 gene encoding AT-hook motif nuclear-localized protein 1 — protein sequence MEGGESIVVSGCEGGGGGRGDGAGGEGGGGLGGGGGEKEFPAFFPPSPSLQPEAFPSVVSGVTEMAVPPAEGAGLAMGVLGSGGGGGGGSGGSSGGDLFGRKKRGRPRKYGPDGMALALTPTSGSPISPVFSDGKRGRGRPPGSGKYQILAALGEWFAYSAGGNFTPHVVTIATGEDVSARILSFSRKGPRSICILSANGAISNVTLRQPGSSGGTLTYEGRFEILSLSGSFTITENGGVRSRTGGISVSLAGPDGRVIGGGVAGLLLAASPIQVVVGSFMPNTFKEQKPKPIQQATSPSFPATTGLLTAARPVSQANPEDECETPTSSLPGQSHAENSMHNPTPNPTLHAPGWHGLQSSEHKPSPDINICLQGE from the exons ATGGAAGGAGGAGAGAGCATTGTGGTGTCAGGGTGtgaaggaggaggtggtggaagaGGAGATGGAGCAGGAGGTGAAGGTGGAGGTGggttgggaggaggaggaggagagaaggagTTTCCTGCTTTTTTTCCTCCATCTCCGTCACTGCAGCCGGAGGCATTTCCCAGCGTGGTAAGCGGGGTGACGGAAATGGCCGTGCCGCCGGCGGAAGGGGCTGGCCTCGCCATGGGGGTGCtggggagcggcggcggcggcggcggcgggagcgGAGGTAGCAGCGGTGGAGACCTTttcgggaggaagaagagagggaggCCGAGGAAGTACGGGCCGGACGGCATGGCTCTGGCGCTGACACCCACCTCCGGCTCCCCTATATCTCCCGTCTTCTCCGACGGCAAACGGGGTAGAGGACGGCCACCTGGCTCCGGCAAATACCAGATCCTTGCTGCCCTCG GAGAGTGGTTTGCATACTCGGCTGGAGGGAACTTTACGCCGCATGTTGTGACCATTGCCACAGGGGAG GATGTTTCTGCTAGAATACTCTCCTTCTCCCGCAAGGGTCCGCGGTCGATTTGCATACTTTCTGCAAATGGGGCTATCTCCAATGTCACTTTGCGCCAGCCGGGTTCTTCTGGTGGTACCTTGACTTATGAG GGCCGATTCGAGATTCTTTCTCTGTCTGGGTCCTTCACGATCACTGAAAACGGCGGTGTACGAAGTAGAACTGGTGGGATAAGTGTGTCGCTTGCTGGTCCTGACGGCCGTGTTATTGGTGGAGGAGTTGCTGGACTACTACTTGCTGCTAGTCCAATTCAA GTAGTGGTTGGAAGCTTCATGCCGAACACTTTCAAGGAGCAAAAACCGAAACCAATTCAGCAAGCAACTTCTCCATCATTTCCGGCGACTACTGGGTTGTTGACAGCTGCAAGGCCTGTTTCGCAGGCAAACCCCGAGGATGAGTGCGAGACCCCAACCTCATCGTTGCCCGGGCAATCCCACGCCGAAAATAGCATGCACAACCCCACTCCAAACCCTACTCTTCATGCGCCAGGATGGCACGGTCTGCAGTCATCAGAGCATAAGCCTTCTCCTGACATCAACATATGCTTGCAGGGAGAATAG
- the LOC103976514 gene encoding glucomannan 4-beta-mannosyltransferase 9 isoform X2, with amino-acid sequence MERLTSTALLPESFQGTRDDITEQMGVVWQQIKAPVIVPLLRLAVFVCLVMSVMLVVEKVYMAAVIALVKFLGRRPEKRYKWEPIRDDLELGSAAYPMVLVQIPMYNEKEVYQLSVGAACGLSWPADRIIIQVLDDSTDPVTKDLVEMECNRWASKGVHIKYERRDNRSGYKAGALRDGMKRGYVEHCDYVVIFDADFQPEPDFLWRTVPFLIHNPDLALVQARWKFVNSDECLMTRIQEMSLDYHFAVEQEVGSFTHAFFGFNGTAGVWRISALNEAGGWKDRTTVEDMDLAVRASLKGWKFVFLGDLKVKNELPSTLKAYRYQQHRWSCGPANLLRKMLMEIASNKKVNLWKKVHVIYSFFFVRKVVAHIVTFVFYCVVIPATVLVPEVEIPKWGAVYIPSVITLLNAVGTPRSLHLLVFWILFENVMSLHRTKATFIGLLEGGRANEWVVTEKLGDTMKVKMATKAVKKPPRTRIGDRLHLLELGTGAFLFFCGCYDVAFGKNHYFIYLFLQAIAFFVVGFGHVGTFVPS; translated from the exons atggAAAGGCTCACTTCGACGGCGCTGCTGCCGGAGTCGTTCCAGGGGACGAGGGACGACATCACGGAGCAGATGGGGGTGGTGTGGCAGCAGATCAAGGCGCCGGTGATCGTCCCCCTGCTGCGGCTGGCCGTGTTCGTCTGCCTGGTGATGTCGGTCATGCTGGTGGTGGAGAAGGTGTACATGGCCGCCGTCATCGCCCTCGTCAAGTTCCTCGGCCGGCGGCCCGAGAAGCGGTACAAGTGGGAGCCCATTCGCGACGACCTGGAGCTCGGCAGCGCCGCCTACCCCATGGTCCTCGTCCAGATCCCCATGTACAACGAGAAAGAG GTGTACCAGCTCTCGGTGGGAGCTGCATGCGGCCTCTCGTGGCCGGCGGACCGGATCATCATCCAAGTGCTCGACGATTCCACCGACCCAGTGACGAAG GATCTGGTGGAGATGGAGTGCAACAGGTGGGCGAGCAAGGGGGTGCACATCAAGTACGAGAGGAGGGACAACCGGAGCGGGTACAAGGCGGGGGCGCTCAGGGACGGCATGAAGCGAGGCTACGTCGAGCACTGCGACTACGTCGTCATCTTCGACGCCGACTTCCAGCCGGAGCCCGACTTCCTCTGGCGCACCGTCCCCTTCCTCATCCACAACCCCGACCTCGCCCTCGTCCAAGCCCGCTGGAAATTCG TGAACTCAGATGAATGTTTGATGACAAGGATCCAAGAAATGTCACTGGATTACCACTTCGCAGTGGAACAGGAAGTGGGATCCTTCACACATGCTTTCTTCGGATTCAATG GGACCGCCGGTGTCTGGCGGATATCTGCTCTCAATGAGGCCGGAGGTTGGAAAGATCGAACCACAGTAGAGGACATGGATTTGGCTGTCCGAGCAAGCCTCAAGGGATGGAAGTTTGTATTCCTCGGTGATCTCAAG GTTAAGAATGAGCTGCCGAGTACTCTGAAGGCTTACCGGTATCAGCAGCACAGGTGGTCTTGTGGCCCAGCAAACCTGTTAAGGAAAATGTTGATGGAGATTGCAAGCAACAAG AAAGTGAATCTGTGGAAGAAGGTCCATGTGATCTACAGCTTCTTCTTCGTTCGCAAGGTTGTAGCTCACATCGTGACCTTTGTGTTCTACTGCGTCGTCATCCCTGCCACTGTGCTTGTTCCTGAGGTGGAAATACCCAAGTGGGGTGCCGTCTACATCCCCTCCGTCATCACCCTCCTCAATGCTGTTGGAACACCAAG GTCTCTTCACCTGCTTGTGTTTTGGATCCTGTTCGAGAACGTCATGTCATTGCACAGGACAAAGGCCACCTTCATTGGCTTGTTGGAAGGAGGACGAGCGAATGAATGGGTCGTCACCGAGAAGCTTGGCGACACCATGAAGGTCAAAATGGCCACCAAGGCAGTCAAGAAGCCACCACGAACCAGAATCGGTGATAG GTTACATCTGCTGGAGCTCGGCACAGGAGCTTTCCTCTTCTTCTGTGGATGTTACGATGTGGCCTTCGGGAAGAACCATTACTTCATCTACCTCTTCCTCCAAGCCATTGCTTTCTTCGTAGTTGGTTTCGGCCATGTCGGCACATTCGTCCCCAGTTGA
- the LOC103976515 gene encoding uncharacterized protein LOC103976515, with the protein MVFGGPWLLLRELLQSLTSSLALRLCLPLLDVLFDTLFATAQEKDLKLDQVHNQFKPSFLWIPHELDMKSNKTERSNGKHISSLPFCSASMHLGRATMVSKAKRNLLPSGHLLLPPSMKNFASCFSEHAVKVSEPSCSGSSSSGGSSLVVDTSCSVLSAVTCLYRTRLIATQRELLIRVAWSKGHAGPMLSVGIDDNPSVDRWEPNAMNCQLLRKKKGSRAYAAGDCAVRLHWDISSAKLGSGPEPIDGFYVVMVVNSELALSLGDMSEECTRRFEEALPVAESSMISRKEQVIGQGLHSTRARFREDGGDHEITIRCKEDGWDAKESELSVTVDKKRVVHVRRLRWNFRGNQTLFIDGSPVDMMWDMHGWRFGNAPGWAVFMFRKRSALESRLWLEEETVDREQGGASGFSLLIQQAFKST; encoded by the coding sequence ATGGTATTCGGTGGACCCTGGCTTCTTCTTCGTGAGCTCCTCCAATCTCTCACATCATCCTTGGCTCTAAGACTTTGTTTACCTTTACTTGATGTCTTGTTCGACACACTCTTCGCCACTGCACAAGAAAAGGACCTTAAATTAGACCAAGTCCATAACCAATTCAAGCCTTCTTTTCTTTGGATTCCACATGAACTGGACATGAAAAGCAACAAGACAGAAAGAAGCAACGGCAAGCATATTTCTTCCCTTCCTTTCTGCTCTGCTTCCATGCACCTCGGAAGAGCAACAATGGTGAGCAAAGCAAAGAGGAACCTCCTGCCTTCCGGTCATCTTCTCCTTCCTCCGTCCATGAAGAACTTCGCCTCATGCTTCAGCGAGCACGCAGTCAAAGTCTCCGAGCCCTCCTGCTCggggagcagcagcagcggcggcagttCCTTGGTGGTCGACACCAGCTGCTCGGTTCTAAGCGCCGTCACCTGCCTCTACCGGACGAGGCTGATCGCCACGCAGAGGGAGCTCCTCATCAGGGTCGCCTGGTCCAAGGGGCATGCCGGCCCCATGCTTTCCGTTGGCATCGACGACAACCCGTCGGTCGACCGGTGGGAGCCAAACGCCATGAACTGTCAGCTGCTGAGGAAGAAGAAGGGCAGCAGAGCGTACGCCGCCGGGGACTGCGCCGTTCGACTTCACTGGGACATTTCCTCTGCTAAGTTGGGATCGGGTCCGGAGCCGATCGATGGGTTCTATGTCGTGATGGTCGTGAACTCGGAGCTCGCGCTGTCGCTCGGAGACATGAGCGAAGAATGCACGCGAAGGTTCGAGGAGGCGCTTCCGGTCGCGGAATCCTCGATGATCAGCCGGAAAGAACAGGTCATCGGCCAGGGACTTCACTCCACGAGAGCTCGGTTTCGGGAGGACGGCGGCGACCACGAGATCACCATCAGGTGCAAGGAAGACGGGTGGGACGCCAAGGAGTCGGAGCTGTCGGTGACGGTCGACAAGAAGCGGGTGGTGCACGTGAGGCGGCTGCGGTGGAACTTCCGGGGGAACCAGACGCTCTTCATCGACGGGTCGCCGGTGGACATGATGTGGGACATGCACGGGTGGAGGTTCGGCAACGCGCCGGGGTGGGCGGTGTTCATGTTCCGGAAGCGGAGCGCGTTGGAGAGCAGGCTGTGGCTGGAGGAGGAGACGGTGGACAGGGAGCAAGGCGGCGCGTCGGGGTTCTCCCTGCTGATACAACAAGCCTTCAAGAGCACTTGA
- the LOC103976514 gene encoding glucomannan 4-beta-mannosyltransferase 9 isoform X1, whose amino-acid sequence MERLTSTALLPESFQGTRDDITEQMGVVWQQIKAPVIVPLLRLAVFVCLVMSVMLVVEKVYMAAVIALVKFLGRRPEKRYKWEPIRDDLELGSAAYPMVLVQIPMYNEKEVYQLSVGAACGLSWPADRIIIQVLDDSTDPVTKDLVEMECNRWASKGVHIKYERRDNRSGYKAGALRDGMKRGYVEHCDYVVIFDADFQPEPDFLWRTVPFLIHNPDLALVQARWKFVNSDECLMTRIQEMSLDYHFAVEQEVGSFTHAFFGFNGTAGVWRISALNEAGGWKDRTTVEDMDLAVRASLKGWKFVFLGDLKVKNELPSTLKAYRYQQHRWSCGPANLLRKMLMEIASNKKVNLWKKVHVIYSFFFVRKVVAHIVTFVFYCVVIPATVLVPEVEIPKWGAVYIPSVITLLNAVGTPRSLHLLVFWILFENVMSLHRTKATFIGLLEGGRANEWVVTEKLGDTMKVKMATKAVKKPPRTRIGDRNRVTASTNPWLFISPDTFSCPTQVTSAGARHRSFPLLLWMLRCGLREEPLLHLPLPPSHCFLRSWFRPCRHIRPQLMRCLH is encoded by the exons atggAAAGGCTCACTTCGACGGCGCTGCTGCCGGAGTCGTTCCAGGGGACGAGGGACGACATCACGGAGCAGATGGGGGTGGTGTGGCAGCAGATCAAGGCGCCGGTGATCGTCCCCCTGCTGCGGCTGGCCGTGTTCGTCTGCCTGGTGATGTCGGTCATGCTGGTGGTGGAGAAGGTGTACATGGCCGCCGTCATCGCCCTCGTCAAGTTCCTCGGCCGGCGGCCCGAGAAGCGGTACAAGTGGGAGCCCATTCGCGACGACCTGGAGCTCGGCAGCGCCGCCTACCCCATGGTCCTCGTCCAGATCCCCATGTACAACGAGAAAGAG GTGTACCAGCTCTCGGTGGGAGCTGCATGCGGCCTCTCGTGGCCGGCGGACCGGATCATCATCCAAGTGCTCGACGATTCCACCGACCCAGTGACGAAG GATCTGGTGGAGATGGAGTGCAACAGGTGGGCGAGCAAGGGGGTGCACATCAAGTACGAGAGGAGGGACAACCGGAGCGGGTACAAGGCGGGGGCGCTCAGGGACGGCATGAAGCGAGGCTACGTCGAGCACTGCGACTACGTCGTCATCTTCGACGCCGACTTCCAGCCGGAGCCCGACTTCCTCTGGCGCACCGTCCCCTTCCTCATCCACAACCCCGACCTCGCCCTCGTCCAAGCCCGCTGGAAATTCG TGAACTCAGATGAATGTTTGATGACAAGGATCCAAGAAATGTCACTGGATTACCACTTCGCAGTGGAACAGGAAGTGGGATCCTTCACACATGCTTTCTTCGGATTCAATG GGACCGCCGGTGTCTGGCGGATATCTGCTCTCAATGAGGCCGGAGGTTGGAAAGATCGAACCACAGTAGAGGACATGGATTTGGCTGTCCGAGCAAGCCTCAAGGGATGGAAGTTTGTATTCCTCGGTGATCTCAAG GTTAAGAATGAGCTGCCGAGTACTCTGAAGGCTTACCGGTATCAGCAGCACAGGTGGTCTTGTGGCCCAGCAAACCTGTTAAGGAAAATGTTGATGGAGATTGCAAGCAACAAG AAAGTGAATCTGTGGAAGAAGGTCCATGTGATCTACAGCTTCTTCTTCGTTCGCAAGGTTGTAGCTCACATCGTGACCTTTGTGTTCTACTGCGTCGTCATCCCTGCCACTGTGCTTGTTCCTGAGGTGGAAATACCCAAGTGGGGTGCCGTCTACATCCCCTCCGTCATCACCCTCCTCAATGCTGTTGGAACACCAAG GTCTCTTCACCTGCTTGTGTTTTGGATCCTGTTCGAGAACGTCATGTCATTGCACAGGACAAAGGCCACCTTCATTGGCTTGTTGGAAGGAGGACGAGCGAATGAATGGGTCGTCACCGAGAAGCTTGGCGACACCATGAAGGTCAAAATGGCCACCAAGGCAGTCAAGAAGCCACCACGAACCAGAATCGGTGATAG GAACAGAGTAACAGCAAGCACGAATCCATGGTTGTTCATCTCGCCTGATACTTTCTCATGTCCAACTCAGGTTACATCTGCTGGAGCTCGGCACAGGAGCTTTCCTCTTCTTCTGTGGATGTTACGATGTGGCCTTCGGGAAGAACCATTACTTCATCTACCTCTTCCTCCAAGCCATTGCTTTCTTCGTAGTTGGTTTCGGCCATGTCGGCACATTCGTCCCCAGTTGATGAGGTGCCTCCACTAA